Proteins from one Chroococcidiopsis sp. CCMEE 29 genomic window:
- the eboE gene encoding metabolite traffic protein EboE, with amino-acid sequence MKIGTSSGFHLTYCTNIHPGEEWSQVFANLEQYIPVLKTRVALGKPFGIGLRLADVATRELLQGTLAQFQSWLTAQDLYVFTLNGFPYGGFHRQVVKDQVYAPDWSKQERLDYTLRLTSILAELLPAQMDGSISTLPLSYKPWFKGNQTAQATVLNSASIHLAQVAAVMIRIRAETGKLLHLDLEPEPDGLIENAAEVINYFQTQLLPIGGAYLAKQLGISLAAAEAHLLEHVRICYDTCHFAVEYEDPASVFQQFQAAGIQIGKIQLSAALQVNLPEHTNQRRQLLERLRPFAESTYLHQVIERDRNYQLHHYPDLETALPNLDQTTACEWRTHFHVPIFIRDYQLLQSTQDDIITVLDLLQSNHACNHLEIETYTWDVLPSAMKLDLLASIQREYEWVLNELGARGER; translated from the coding sequence ATGAAAATTGGCACATCCAGCGGCTTTCACTTAACCTATTGCACCAACATTCACCCTGGTGAAGAGTGGAGCCAAGTCTTTGCCAACTTAGAGCAGTATATTCCAGTTCTCAAAACCCGAGTGGCACTGGGGAAACCATTCGGTATCGGGTTGCGCTTAGCAGACGTGGCAACAAGGGAACTGCTACAGGGAACTCTGGCTCAGTTCCAGTCATGGCTGACTGCACAAGATTTGTATGTGTTTACTTTAAATGGCTTTCCCTATGGCGGATTTCATCGGCAGGTAGTAAAAGACCAGGTTTATGCCCCAGATTGGTCGAAGCAAGAGCGGTTGGACTACACATTGCGACTAACGAGCATCCTGGCAGAGCTGTTACCTGCCCAGATGGATGGTAGCATTTCCACACTGCCGCTATCGTACAAGCCATGGTTTAAGGGAAATCAGACTGCACAAGCAACCGTCCTCAACAGCGCCAGTATCCATCTAGCACAGGTAGCGGCGGTAATGATACGTATCCGAGCTGAGACAGGAAAACTGCTGCACTTGGATCTAGAACCAGAACCGGATGGATTGATTGAAAATGCTGCCGAAGTAATTAATTATTTCCAGACGCAGTTACTACCTATCGGTGGAGCTTATCTAGCCAAGCAACTGGGAATTTCGCTAGCAGCAGCCGAGGCTCATTTACTGGAACATGTACGCATTTGTTATGACACCTGCCATTTTGCTGTGGAATATGAAGACCCAGCCTCAGTTTTCCAACAATTTCAAGCGGCAGGGATTCAGATTGGCAAGATTCAGCTGAGTGCCGCCTTGCAGGTGAACTTGCCGGAGCATACCAATCAGCGCCGTCAACTGCTGGAGCGGTTGCGTCCTTTCGCGGAGTCTACCTATTTACACCAGGTAATTGAACGCGATCGCAATTATCAGCTACATCACTACCCAGATCTGGAAACCGCCTTACCAAACCTGGACCAGACTACAGCTTGTGAGTGGCGGACTCATTTCCACGTCCCAATTTTTATCCGCGATTACCAACTGTTGCAGTCTACTCAAGACGACATTATCACCGTGCTAGATCTGCTGCAAAGCAACCATGCCTGCAACCACCTAGAAATTGAAACATACACCTGGGACGTGCTGCCGTCGGCAATGAAGTTGGATTTACTGGCATCGATCCAGCGGGAGTATGAGTGGGTGTTGAATGAATTAGGGGCGAGGGGCGAGCGATAA